A stretch of DNA from Cannabis sativa cultivar Pink pepper isolate KNU-18-1 chromosome X, ASM2916894v1, whole genome shotgun sequence:
gtattttctttattattctaataaataaatctcattaaattctaaattaagaattaaaattcaaaaaataagaatttaatataatatttataaaattatacttagatggtgattgaaataaaattaattacttccatcttagtaataatcttaaatataaatattaaggaaattaatttaagttgaattaaataaataattagcaacttaaaaatttcctttgagaatatatttattgggttcgaaaatttaaagtatatgaaaatacaattttcgaaaaataattaaaaatagaaaagaaatacttcaagcaaaaatattacctatctagattttcttttgactagttaattcaatttctaataatatatatatatatatatattttaaattcatttattttaaattaatcaattaaatgaaaaaatcattgacttgagttggtccaagaattaattaaaataaataattaatttacaactcaatctatttttcaaaaaattcgaaaatattgcataaataaaatgcaaatttcgaaattgattaataaaataaaggaaaatatatatattgaaaattatttaaatttaagttgagaaattaaatttcaacctaaaaataattttctatttaattaagtgtcatgaaagatcaataaatatttaagtatcatgatgaaaatcaacttagatatttagatttttcaacttaattaaatgtattaaattcaagaaataataattaagtgtagagaaggcttaattattaatttctatttaatactaggaaaaatatacttaataaaattgtaccaaaattaattatttaaataattaatttcacaaagtatgattttcttatttaaatattagaaataataagtagtctagaaattactatctagaaaatatcttatttgactaagtatcttttcaaaatttaaaaaatatctaatttaagttatatagaaaaaatctaaaacttaaataatttcaaatctagatttaattaaatatcacaaattaagttgtaaccacttaatttgaagatatctttttaaagttaatatttgaaaagatattaaccaaaaaaatatctaagatattccatttcaagtttatatttgaaaagatattaacttaaaaaatatcttaagaatctttaataactaatgcctaggattcctcaacttgattaaaaatttaaatcaaatattcaaatttaagttagataagaaaaatcagttgatacaactaatttataacttaaataggaatatttaattaaataagctccagaaagaatcttagttagttaaaattctatatttaattaaatacaagaaaaatacaaatagtttatctagaaataatatctaaactaaaagtgtttttcttaaaattaactttaaaatattaaaatgaaaaataaattttcatatattttaaaagttaattatgttgctaactcaattttattaggtcaaactaatataattaacctagtacagttattcaaatcaggcaaatgggccttcacaattggggtagttcatgtgagggggtgctgggttcagtatgtcgtacccacttctatggctcccaactctcacacaaggcccaaaagagaggaatttaaccttaaaatgaataactgttattaattgaataggtccaataactaaatggacctaaataaaatctatcatggtgtgacattttatttagcaacaacctatatgcatctatataataaaataaacatataggctcacacaggcacactttggatggatcctatcatgttgcttggtcatacacagatgaaagaagattgtaaaatttacctattacaaattattaacttgaccaagggagccatcagatcattagatctggcaaaaagtaaccatggctatttccaatcaagtaataataggtttttaaaaacttacacataagctaaaaacacatactcctgcaacaaggttagctggatagttggaagtaggatttatttaattttaaataaataatttcgaaaaataaataattaaataaaaaatttaattttcgaaaaataaaataaaattaaaaaaaatttaatttcggaaataaaaaaaaaattaaatttcgaaatttttaaaaaaatatttaaaattaaacctactttttgaaaaattaggtttcaaccaacctaaatatcatttcaaaatttgctaactacttttaaaaattaaatgttattttaaaaataaaaattaaataaaaattagaaaagataaatgaaatatcttttcagatttttaaatttaattcaaataaataaaataacaaaatttaaaagttagcaaaatatcttatatctatttaaaattacatgattataaatatcttattttaaatttaaatatggtcaaaatatctaaaaagatttaattaaaaaatcttaaaagataagatatttttaaaatatcttaaaagataagatatttttaaaatatcttaaaagatattataaatatcttaaaagatatgataaatatcttataaaatctgaccttaaaattttaaaaaaatataatcaaatttaaaaataagatagatttttaagcaaaaagataaatactaattctattcaaattcaaattacactaatatcttgaattaaattaaaaaaaattaaattaattcaaaatgataattagaattgaattaggaatagtaatagtatatatacaaaaccatacaaaaaaattggaagttgattccatgaaaaagtatgaaaaattgaagaaaaaagaaaaaattcgaaactgtacggacagttctgcgatcgcaggaaaatatcagcacagacccgattttgtcaaatcttcaaaaaatcataactaattcaaataaaatccaaattgagttctgtaaaaggctaacttgcttaattgtttccatactatccaataaaaataatttcagaaccgaaataacaattatttttcacgaaaatttcacaatcatcaatcaatcatcaaataacactcaatacaacatgataccatccaaagaacatacaaacaatcattttaaagtccaaattacatgtaactaaatcaattaccatggctctgaggccagttgtttggaattattttaccaggatcttagatctactcacaagtatgtttattaacatcctaaatatgaactttctaaaacgataaaataaacacatataaagttaagaaaaccttacattgatgcagcggaataaatgtctccttccactcagatctctaacccttgattcctttctgtagcagagtataatcaagatctgagcccgaatctccttcttcttcaagctttgatccttcacagtcttccaatctatgattgagttactgcttgctgtgtgtgggcacttactctttcactagggtcacgaaaaagatgaagggaaaagagagagagagagagatttcggccaaggtagagagtgaggaaggctcagttttctgaagagagaattttctgtcagaaaggcttatgaaagcatgtgttgtgaatgagccatcactttctatttataggcaactactaggtctaggtttagaattatttggcattaaaataatgaaaataataatttgaaaaatcatcattaagtggccggccatatggtgctattgggccttacttaattttgcaattttatcaaattttatctctattttctcaaaaacgctaattttccaattctaaccttttaaatgccaaaactaattatttaataactaaaatagattattaaataatattgtcatttaatttaattattaattagacataaaactcttttccttacaatttcacccctgaatagtgaaaattcataaaattagacatagtctaattttagaattataattgatcaatcacgaatcaattaatgagtcttacaagcagaatgttctcaactagaatggggaccatggatctatatgctgagcttccaataagtgaaccaaatttaccaagtaaattcctacttattaattcttcgttgaatccactcttagaacttagaattgcactctcagacttatatagagcatattgtatgtttcacgataccaatatactatctcatttaaccattgttataatcttattgtgatttaaagatcctctatatagatgatttacatcgagatgggatttctttaccgttctcacccctcaatgtattttgccccttaaaacacttagctacctgtaaatggtatttagtgatctaataattagtcagttaaacaagagctcatccatttacttctatttgctaagctcgaagggaatcatcacttaacttctatacactagtagaagctatagattccatatttatgttcaccactcccactcaatcatactatcatgttcccaaaatatacgtatcaccctgacccaaaggtaggcttaactaataaatctaagaacatgaatagtactcctgagttgagcccaagcatatcaggatttagattctttttaatcttaagatcaactactgatattgacttggaaagatatgtataacggtaagtttgtaatatcttaacttagttgcaatatcggtccagtccaatgtatactccatacattcgaaactagtatactttactaatgtcctggaaagaacataacacttactccaagtgtaagtacacatcatcgctgattatcacattagtgtaaatccaataacactgatgaaacagggaccaaaacttttgatgcATATGATcataatcacattccactgtgttgacgatactataattgtgaataaacatatgatctggatttaactgattttgtgtgtatgaatgtaataaacatattaaacatattaaaccattagcatgtaaaattcatgcaaacatcaatcacttcaaatttcttatgttgattactaatcagattgtaaagagttttatttagggcataaaacccaacaagggcCTGGGAAGACTTACCTATTAGCGAGTCGGCGCTTGATGGACTCAGCAATGGCAGCCGAGTCGGGAGCAATGGAGGACCTCAATCGAGCGGAGAGTATTCGAACGACGTAACGGAGATAAATCTGGAAAGTTGGGCGAACGCAAGTATTGACCGAAGAGTGAAAGGCTCTCATCTTGAAAAGCTGGAACTTGGCTGAAAGGTTGTAACGTAGAAAAGGAAAATGAAAGGTGGAGCTCATTGTTCTTAATATTCTTGGTAGTGGGTATGTTTGTCTTagcagagaagaagaagaagaagaagaagaagaagaagaagaagaagaagaagaagaagaagaagaagaagaagaagaagaaggagaaggagaaggaggaggaggaggagggcgTGGGAATGGGATAGGGttattagggtttttttttttattatttattttttaaaaattgttttttttttaaattttaaattttttaatttttaaagaatttttttttattttttattttttttttgaaataattattccaccatggcagttaaccgccaaaaatggatggaaaggactaagtgctaacagaacactagtttaggaggttttaccgccaaaattttagaaatgggggttagttgcaaaaacctgaccacttaaggaggttatgccgcaaattactctaaatataattatgagtaaatataattttttttatttcaatatttagtaattattttagaaataaccTTTAAGGGTACCAATCCTAACAAATtagtattataatttttaatatcaaaTGGAAAAACAATATCACAAAGAACAAGACCATGAGAATCCAAGCTTGTAATTTGTTAttgaatatataaaaaagatatCATTCACCATTTGCCACAACGTACCATGCAACTGTTACAACAACAATTATTATgaaaatattgtataaatataGCTTAGGATAAATAAGTTATTAAAGCCTAGCTAGTTTGCAAGGCGTGCAAGACAATTGTCTCCACTGTCAAACCAGGTCCAAACCCAAAAAGCACACCCCACTCAAATCCATCTCCTGTGGTGGACTTCCCTTCCTCTAATGACCTCTTTCTTAACTTATCCATTATGAAAAAGATGCTTACACTTGACATGTTCCCATACTCACTCAGCACATAGCGAGTGTCTGCCATTTTCTCCTTCTTCAGATGGAGCTTAGCCTCAACAGCATTTAGAATGGCCGGGCCACCCGGATGCACAATCCAGAATAAGGAGTTCCAATCACTAATCCCAATTGGATTCAAGGCTTCAACCAAGCTCTTCTCAATGTTTTTAGATATCAACCCAGGCACGTCCTTCTGGATGTGATACACGAGTCCCGCTTCTGTTAAATGCCCATCCACTGCTCCATCTGAGTTTGGTATAAATTCTTGTGCAGCCGAAACCATTTCAAAGATCGGTCGTTCCCCGATTTCCTTATCTGGATCAGCACCCACAATGGTGGCAGAAGCTCCATCTCCAAACAAAGCTTGACCAACCATGCCATCAAAATAAGTTTCGTCCGGGCTATGAAAGATTCCGATTGTGATTTCTGAGTTTACAGTGAGAATACGAGCACCCTTGTTGTTCTCTGCTAGATCCTTGGCTATGCGGAGAACAGAACCACCTGCATGGCAACCTTGTTGGTACAACATCACACGCTTCACAGATGAGCTGAGACCCAGAAGCTTCGCACATTCGTAATCGGCACCGGGCATGTCTACACCGTTAGTGCTACAAAAGATTAAATGGGTGATTCTTGATTTAGGCTGGCCCCATTCTTTGATGGCTTTCATTGCTGCCTCCTTCCCTAGCTTGGGAATCTCAACCACCAACATATCTTGACGTGTGTTTAGAGATGGTGCCATGTATTCCAGTAAGTTTGGATGCTGATTTAGGTGATCTTCGGTCAAGTATAGGTGACGCTTCTTTATTGTAGTTTTCTCGCCTGTAAACATGCATGCGTCTTAAAATGATTAGTTTGTTATGATCAATTAATCtgaaattatgaataattaagttgattaatcaaaacaaaagtAGGGTCAATCAGAAACCAATCTTGATCGATCAAACATtagcacaaaaataaaagattgcAAAAAGTAAAATCGCACACGAGATTTTTTACATGGTGTCAACAGGGCCGGTCCTAAATTGAAATGAGCTATTAGTATAGAATTAATTAACTTaaattaccattttttttttttggcaaaatcTACCAGGAATCAAGATTTTATGTTAAAAGATTGTGTTTCATAGtgtattaaattaatctcactGTGAAAATTATTTGAgcattttaagaaaaaaaactatataaatggttcattttttaataaatgaaaaattagtTGAGGTGTCAAATTTAGATTGGTTTAACACAGTATGACATACAACTTTTTAATAGAACATTTCCTTATTCAATGTACCAGTCCCTAACGGAGCCAAATCTTCTGTCCCAATTTTTCTCTGTCTCTCTATCCCAATCTAATTAAAATGCTCCACCTCaattaaatgtatatttattaacagagtgaatatatttttctttccaaaataaagagaattaatatatttaaggaccattttattttattgttaataataatttattgtcatgtcattattttaaaaaaaaaataatgaagacACTTGAATAAATTAGATTTTAccctaatatattattaatattaacatAAATTGTAATACtaatacatttaaaaaaaatatatattattaatattaatatttaaaaaatattaaagataacatagtttaatttttttttaaaaaaaaagaagattcttaataaaaaaaaatctgaaataaaagaaataggtctattttttttatataaaattatattattttttaactaaaatgttattttattcttcttcttcttttttctaacggaattcattttattttattcaagtttctttattgtatattttttttttattaaaaaaaagtatgaaaagaacatttaaccaaaaaaaaattctatcagAAGAAATTAatggtaaaataaaatagtctttAAATATATTAACTCTATTGAAAAGGGGgatatacattttaaattaattgagGTGGAGCATTTTAATTGGATTGGGATAGGGAGACAGGGAAAAATTGGGACAGATGATTTGGCTCCGTCCCTAACTACGTTGGGAAAATCCAAAGTGTCATCTATCACGTGATCATATataatgtttaattattttaaatttaaaaacctatataatctaaaaataaataaaaatattttttttattactagtAGTATACATATATCCGTTTAAACTTGTAGGATTTAGCATTATATATTGACtatataaacaaatattttACTACACAATATCTATGGCACATATATAtttactaggtgattgttacgtgccaagccacgtagtgttagttttatttaatattttagttttttatttgaattaataattaaaatagtacaattatttgaacgatttattttataaaaataaaatatgtgtcagtatatttagtaagtaaaatatagttgtgttataataatgtatgttatcaatagtaaaatgtacattaatcttctaattgaaaaaagttctattatctcatttcatatctaataatagctacacaactatatatttatagactttcacattctttgcaaattactaataagcaccaataatattttcatattctaatatttttcaaccttctactcttggtggtaaaattaaaaataaaactaaaaataagcacaaacatataaggtaaatactaattacagcccattttatctttttttttattattatttttttaagcccaagcccaaaaatgtctaagccaacacaatcaatattcttttatattatcttttctaaatattttatctatatttttttttttaaaaaaataaataaaaaaattattaatattctcccaacataggtttgttagagagatatgtggctaagatgatttttttaatttaaaaagagattattaatatttaaaagattgtttatttaaaagattgtttaatttttttgggtttaattattgggtttattttttaacgggagatcaaacctaatcgttaaatttaacagaatattcttttattttaagtatattctgttaaaccaagaatgttaaacaagaaatgccgttagatagacacttttaatatataaagatatatgtatattatagtaatATAGTTGAATATATGACATACATATTCGTTTAAACTTGTCCTTGAGCTCAGTCATGTGTTGGTTTTTGGTGACTCGGAAGTAGAAATCAGGATAATCAGCTTGGTAGAAGGAAGTAGGAGGATTGGCCGTTCCGATGGCTAGCACGGTGGCCGGACCATTGGCACGTTGAGCCTTTCGAATTTGGTCCACACTTATGGATGCCatcatataataattataataatgtatatatgtatatgtattgtattatatattgCTTAgaaagatatttatatatatattatatatagagtgAGGAAATATATATGAAGTATAAGTTGAATCAATTATTAGGTTAAATGGACGGTCATCTGAGTGGCCACGTATGCAAATGTATACAATCCAACACACTCACACACACCAACTACGTACGTACTATTAATTTAGACTTTGATACATGCACGATTGTAATTTCTTTGGACTTTAATTAAACTTCAACAACAATTCCACAAACTTTGATAGTTAATTTCAATGGAGAAATAGCACAACCTAGCACCTTagctattagtgtaattaattaagtattaagtttgtatattttttttttttgacgtggTGAACAAAGTCACACATGATTAACAATGCAGCACACCACAATCAGCGATGAAGCCCCTCGAACAAGAATAGCTCATTGTCTAACCGAAAGGCATGTTTTGCCAAACCATGAGCTGCGAAAAACAAAACGCAAGCCACATAGGATaaaactgcccccggaaatatagacaataaagctataatgTATTTGAATAATACCACATCACCTTGAAAAATACCTTCCCTTTATTAATAGTTGTCGCCAGAGTTAGCGAGACTGAAAAAACATCACAACACCAAACCAAAACACAGTTATATTAGAATgacaattttcaaaataaaatctaaagtacaaacttaaaatttaacaCACAACCCAAATTACTAgctcaaaattactaaaaaactaaaaaaccaaCAAAATTACAAGAATAACCACCCTTATTAAAATTGctaaaaatcaataacaaacagattatatttaaaattaaaacttatCGATAAATTCTCTGTAAATATAGGCGCTCCACAAAACAacctacaaaataacaaaaataaaacttcattaccaaataatataatgaaaaaGAGTATGCGAAAGAAATGATGGTAAACCAATccatattaaaattaagaacTTAAAAAGACTTAAAATACTTATCTGTTGAAGTGAAAAGGTTGTTGAAGTAAAAAACGAGAGCACAAAATGGATCAAATTTCTTGTCCATCATACCACAAACTTATCCTAAACAAGTAGGAATAAGCCATAAAATGGCACAAAAACCATAAAAAGtacaaaaactataaaaaacataaaaaaacatcaaaaaatTGTAAGAGCCAAATAGTAAGTttgtataatttaataataactaTAATGGAATATTTTATACTATTTCTAAAGCTAGCAAAGCTAGCGTCACCTTATAATAATGCTAGTTAGGCACTAATTGAATAAATTGGCCACCTTATGACAATATCTCTATATATATCGTTTAATTATGAGATGTATAGGTAAAAGAAAAATCTATCAATTtacctatatattttttttttaattatttttttaatggaaatCTACCTATTTATTAGGCAATAACAACATGAAATGCATGTTTCTTTAAACACATACAATTACCTAAATAATTCATACTTTTATAtaagttataatatataaataaatttatttatttatttatttttttttttttgataaatctgCAAATAAGTGTTTGTATTCTCAAAACATATATTTACAACCTATATAGTACTTGTATTTAAATAAGCCTTAAAACTACTTACAATCactataaaattttttatttttattagacaacaaaacttgtaactaaaagtatataaaaaagttgtaattaattataaatcattattcatttgttgtgactaaaaagttcgtagctaaaagtattagtcacaaaaattacaatttattgtgactaaatgtattttaatcacaatatttgttgtgactaaaactaaactaGTGATCCAACTTGtagctaaatactatgttttagtcgcaagtaactttttgttgtgactaaaaattacatttagtcacaaaaaatttatgttgtgacaaaaaaattattactaaaagtagctattttttgtagtgaattTTGCAATCCACTTCCTATAATTCTCTTGACTTCATTTGGTAAAGATAAACTAGCTAGTTCTATTTTTAACATCTTCTTTCACTCTCTCTACAAGTGTATCTACTGTAAAATATTTGGAATTCCATAATATTTCATTTCGATTCACCTAAATTTTGTATACTAGAGCTGCCATTGCAGCAGCCACCACCTTAATTTTGCCTGAATTTGTTGAACTTCGAACAATTCAACCCCCTTATTATAATCTTGGTCAGATttgctatgtttttttttttttgagatgtcaaatttattagaatatttctaattaaagaaataaaataaaattattgattctgataaatgaatattttatattcattgaatctggacagaatcaattacgtaatattctatatatggtcagatttctatattcattacctgatttgatttcctgaattaattgtcaaaatattctgacaattaatgtggcacagatactgatggagtatctcacctataaatatagggtctcggtccccgagctcctcactcattctgttcataacagcaaaatccatctaaggagagttgagagagcgaggaagcccgattacccacatcaaccagtttcccttgcagatcaaagcttatgtgggtttgaagctcaagaatcaatggctggagttggtatcagagcggattatatatctatgccttgatttattttgagtttcatatatatatacatacatttacggggttcttcatttataatataatatatattttatatatatactttcatattatataatcccgattatatatatattcatactcaattttttatatatacatatatatattcatcttcatatttatgttcatatatatattatatacattcaTTCATaccgtataatatatatatatttctgagTATACACTTTCATATTATATTCATTGATTTCTTTCCATATAATTGATtatcatattcttttatatatctttatgatattttatatggtttaatgtgtatatacaagtatatatgtatatatatacatatacagtattggtttttgtttatatatattttatatacattttcttttcatttacgtatatatactcatatttatatatatacttttatattaatatttcataatctatatgttcatatatatatacacattcatatttatattcatatactgtgtgtatacatataattttcatgtatatatgtttatatataatactcaatgctttcatatttttattgcataaaaTTGTATGTAATACTCTCTTTCATACATTAATGATGATTTTATGCAGTATATATACATtgtatacgagtatatatatacatgaaagttttatttttcggtCTATAATTTTTCCGTTTTCATTTTCGGTATTTATTTCAAATCCTCTATTCATTACtatattcatataatattttagatcgATTTTATGAATGAAAATGATTTAAAACCCAtctgaaaactgaaaaaattCTCTTAAAAACACGATCGGACCCGaaagaattttttatgaaattaaagtCTACATTTTACGTGTTTTCGATGCTTGAAATCAATATGGATCTCTTAATTTATTCATTTAGATCATTTTGGAATTGGTTTCATGAATTTTGGTCATCggtgttgtttttcatggcagtttttcaaaaaaaaaaaaaaaaaggaaaattaagaaaaatttaagaaaattctgAAATTTTGttactttgatttatttttggaattttattttatttccttatttttgctgatttagtcaattaaattacatttgtttaactttccattcttatttaacatatatcttcatatattatatgtcatttagtaataaattattatggaaagtttttaatttggtaaattaattacatgctttatttttacatgtaattacaataattgtgatattttaagaatgtaaatatttgatcattctacaattaagtgcgcaattattatatttatttaccaattaagtaatttattgattaaattaattgataatctgccattaagtatgttctttaattttgcatttaattcat
This window harbors:
- the LOC115713254 gene encoding chalcone synthase-like protein 1 — translated: MMASISVDQIRKAQRANGPATVLAIGTANPPTSFYQADYPDFYFRVTKNQHMTELKDKFKRICEKTTIKKRHLYLTEDHLNQHPNLLEYMAPSLNTRQDMLVVEIPKLGKEAAMKAIKEWGQPKSRITHLIFCSTNGVDMPGADYECAKLLGLSSSVKRVMLYQQGCHAGGSVLRIAKDLAENNKGARILTVNSEITIGIFHSPDETYFDGMVGQALFGDGASATIVGADPDKEIGERPIFEMVSAAQEFIPNSDGAVDGHLTEAGLVYHIQKDVPGLISKNIEKSLVEALNPIGISDWNSLFWIVHPGGPAILNAVEAKLHLKKEKMADTRYVLSEYGNMSSVSIFFIMDKLRKRSLEEGKSTTGDGFEWGVLFGFGPGLTVETIVLHALQTS